The following are encoded together in the Candidatus Tumulicola sp. genome:
- a CDS encoding cysteine synthase A, whose translation MTVVNGFSGAVGNTPLIELRELSRQLGRRILGKAEFLNPGGSVKDRAARAIVDDAVARGALQPGGTIVEGTAGNTGIAIALVANERGYNSIIIVPDDQSIEKIDLLRTYGSDVRVVRAVPFTNPENYYHVARRIAEELPGAFWANQFENTANRRAHEETTGPEIWDQCEGRIDAFVAAAGTGGTIAGVATALKARRSDILTVLCDPMGSALYNYVNSGELKPEGDSDLEGIGIKRVTANFKGAPIDRAIRKTDAQAIAMAHWLLEHEGLFVGGSSGLNVVGAATIARELPEGSTVVTILCDGGARYLSRIFSSTWLAENNFANGQTLGAILDR comes from the coding sequence GTGACGGTCGTCAACGGCTTCTCCGGTGCCGTCGGCAATACGCCGCTGATCGAACTGCGCGAGCTTTCGCGCCAGCTTGGCCGGCGGATTCTCGGAAAGGCTGAGTTTCTTAATCCAGGCGGATCGGTAAAAGACCGCGCCGCGCGGGCGATCGTCGACGATGCCGTGGCGCGTGGTGCGCTGCAGCCCGGCGGCACGATCGTCGAGGGAACGGCCGGCAATACCGGCATCGCGATCGCGCTCGTCGCGAACGAACGCGGATACAACAGCATCATCATCGTGCCAGACGATCAGTCGATTGAAAAGATCGACCTGCTGCGGACGTATGGTTCCGACGTGCGCGTCGTTCGCGCCGTGCCGTTTACCAACCCCGAGAACTATTATCATGTCGCGCGACGAATCGCCGAGGAGCTGCCCGGCGCGTTCTGGGCGAATCAATTTGAGAACACTGCCAACCGCCGCGCGCACGAGGAAACGACCGGACCGGAGATTTGGGACCAATGTGAAGGCCGCATCGACGCGTTCGTTGCGGCGGCCGGCACCGGAGGAACGATCGCCGGCGTCGCCACCGCACTGAAAGCGCGACGCAGCGACATCCTCACCGTGCTCTGCGATCCGATGGGCTCGGCGCTGTACAACTACGTCAACAGCGGTGAACTGAAGCCGGAGGGCGACTCCGATCTGGAGGGAATCGGCATCAAGCGCGTCACCGCAAACTTCAAGGGAGCGCCGATCGATCGAGCGATTCGCAAGACCGACGCGCAAGCCATCGCGATGGCTCACTGGCTGCTCGAGCACGAGGGACTCTTCGTGGGCGGTTCGAGCGGCTTGAACGTCGTTGGTGCAGCCACAATTGCACGAGAACTTCCCGAGGGTTCGACGGTCGTCACCATTCTCTGCGATGGCGGCGCGCGATATCTCTCGCGAATCTTCAGCAGCACATGGTTGGCCGAAAATAACTTTGCGAACGGTCAGACGCTGGGCGCCATTCTCGATCGGTGA
- a CDS encoding PIN domain-containing protein, which produces MILVDTSVWIEHFRSGSPKLSRALDDSLVLMHPFVVGELACGGFRDRARVLSDLAALPAVDAAEQNEVLHLIGDRRLWGKGIGWIDAHLLASALLSGCGLWTLDRRLNRIAGALGLTES; this is translated from the coding sequence ATGATTCTCGTAGACACCTCGGTTTGGATCGAGCACTTCCGTTCGGGCAGTCCCAAATTGAGTAGAGCCCTGGACGACTCGCTCGTCTTGATGCATCCGTTCGTTGTCGGCGAGCTTGCGTGCGGCGGATTCAGGGATCGCGCGCGTGTACTCTCAGATCTGGCCGCGCTCCCCGCCGTGGATGCCGCCGAGCAGAATGAAGTATTACACTTGATCGGCGATCGCCGCCTCTGGGGTAAAGGCATCGGCTGGATCGATGCACATCTGCTTGCCTCGGCGTTGCTTTCTGGTTGCGGTTTGTGGACGCTCGACCGACGGCTCAATCGAATCGCCGGAGCGCTAGGCCTGACGGAATCGTGA
- a CDS encoding NHL repeat-containing protein, with the protein MSGFVSVYPLGQKKHVLRLKAGLDNPSRIAFDSEGNIYVANDTSVCEFAPGSRKRLRTLDGGVGTHGDLTIDAGGTAYVGYYFGRASRISIYPPGKEQPTLDITKGVTAPVAVAVDSAGNLYVANAGNPSNVKVYAPGGKSPVRSLGGHFVEPTSLAFDTDGNLYVADKGDQQYGVRSKNARVAVYPPGSSKPSRVIRAGLRGPVALKFDSAGNLYVGNVFVDKKPEARGYVSVYAPGATKPMYSTDTVNTYEILLGLDPQNNLYVGHSGTNGVVSIYPPGSSKPSSRISYAIDTLQGIGVSP; encoded by the coding sequence ATGTCCGGATTCGTGAGCGTGTACCCTCTCGGCCAGAAGAAACACGTTTTGCGCCTAAAGGCGGGACTAGACAATCCGAGTCGCATCGCTTTCGACTCTGAGGGAAATATTTACGTCGCCAACGACACCTCGGTCTGCGAGTTTGCGCCGGGTAGTAGGAAACGTCTCCGCACGCTCGATGGCGGCGTTGGTACGCACGGAGATCTGACGATCGATGCGGGCGGAACTGCGTATGTAGGATACTACTTTGGCCGAGCGTCGCGCATCTCTATCTACCCGCCTGGCAAAGAACAGCCGACGCTCGACATCACAAAGGGTGTCACCGCCCCTGTCGCGGTGGCAGTAGATAGCGCGGGAAATCTGTACGTGGCGAACGCTGGTAACCCGAGCAACGTCAAGGTGTACGCGCCCGGCGGAAAGTCACCCGTGCGATCTCTCGGCGGTCATTTTGTCGAGCCTACATCGCTGGCGTTCGATACGGATGGAAATCTCTATGTGGCCGATAAGGGAGATCAACAGTACGGCGTCCGCTCGAAAAATGCACGTGTAGCCGTGTATCCGCCAGGGAGTTCGAAGCCGTCACGCGTGATACGCGCCGGACTCCGCGGACCAGTTGCATTGAAATTTGACTCCGCTGGAAACCTCTACGTCGGAAACGTCTTTGTCGACAAAAAACCGGAAGCCCGCGGGTACGTTTCGGTGTACGCGCCCGGTGCGACCAAACCGATGTATTCGACCGACACCGTCAACACCTACGAGATACTGCTCGGGCTCGATCCGCAGAACAACCTGTACGTGGGCCATAGCGGTACGAACGGTGTCGTCTCCATCTATCCCCCAGGATCGTCGAAACCGTCCTCGCGCATTTCCTATGCGATTGATACGTTGCAAGGGATCGGGGTTTCTCCCTAA
- a CDS encoding prolyl oligopeptidase family serine peptidase yields the protein MYRRLLLICVVSTLTIAPVFAATTQPVAPVEPVTDTQFGTTIVDPYRWMEQGSADPRFLAYLKAQSDYTASVLAPLSAQRDALKAKLMALSAGVARISAWQQAGGKLFFEELDPTASVPVVRVKDTDGQTRTLFDPATFATATTHVAIDYFQPSQDGSYVAVGAAEAGSENDTIHVVETATGKLLPEEITRTQYGSPSWRADGRSFYYSRLQQLAPGASSDQIYVNQRVYLHVLGTNPDADKAVFGPGVDAQTTVPAAGFNQVTVVPRSDLLLASHSAGTTDPGEYYVGREGSADWKLLLKPSDKLATSGSSSLAFLGTNLYAILQDSPNGRILRYNLANSSAAPVIIAATSDRIIEGVFGAADGVYVEYRDGITFNISKIDINGAMTGKVTLPYQGTVYGIDASPLEKGLRFGIDSWIRSPALFAYDPATGAVADTGVVPKDPLDVSHLRVREAMVPSTGGARVPVSIIYRDDIALDGSHPTLFEGYGSYGSPSDPYFSASSLEWVLRGGVLATAHVRGGGEYGERWHLAGQKATKQHTIDDMIATARYLIAEKYTSPAHLAVRGTSAGGIAVGGSIVQHPELFGAAVDNVGMTNVLRFQQTQGGAANIPEFGDVNNAADFKYLYNMDAYVHVKDGTRYPAVMGVTGLNDPRVPTWMVAKMIARLQAATSSGKPVLLRVDYDAGHGIGSSRTQQMNERADEWTFLLWQLGDPEFQVK from the coding sequence ATGTATCGCCGACTGCTTCTAATTTGCGTCGTCTCGACGCTGACGATCGCCCCGGTCTTCGCCGCGACGACCCAGCCCGTCGCACCGGTCGAACCGGTGACCGACACCCAGTTCGGGACGACGATCGTCGATCCGTACCGCTGGATGGAGCAAGGTTCTGCGGATCCGCGATTTCTCGCGTACCTGAAGGCACAGAGCGACTACACCGCTTCGGTGCTCGCGCCGCTGTCGGCGCAACGCGATGCGTTAAAAGCCAAGCTGATGGCGCTGTCGGCGGGCGTCGCGCGGATCTCCGCTTGGCAACAAGCCGGCGGCAAGCTCTTCTTCGAAGAACTCGATCCGACGGCGTCAGTACCCGTCGTTCGCGTGAAAGATACGGACGGCCAAACGCGCACGCTGTTCGATCCGGCAACGTTTGCAACGGCGACCACGCACGTCGCCATCGATTACTTCCAGCCGTCGCAAGATGGTTCGTACGTGGCGGTCGGCGCGGCGGAGGCGGGTTCGGAGAACGATACGATTCACGTCGTCGAAACCGCAACGGGCAAATTGCTCCCGGAAGAGATCACGCGCACGCAGTACGGTTCGCCGTCCTGGCGCGCCGACGGTCGCTCCTTCTACTACAGCCGGCTGCAGCAGCTCGCCCCGGGCGCTTCATCGGATCAAATCTACGTCAATCAACGCGTGTATCTGCATGTCTTAGGAACGAACCCAGACGCTGATAAAGCCGTTTTCGGTCCGGGCGTCGACGCGCAAACGACGGTTCCGGCAGCCGGCTTCAATCAGGTCACGGTGGTTCCGAGAAGCGATCTTCTATTGGCGAGCCATAGCGCGGGCACGACCGACCCCGGCGAGTACTACGTCGGTCGCGAAGGCAGCGCGGATTGGAAGCTCCTCCTCAAGCCGTCGGACAAACTGGCGACCAGCGGATCGAGTTCGTTAGCATTTCTCGGAACGAACCTATACGCGATTCTGCAAGATTCGCCCAACGGCCGCATCCTTCGTTACAATCTTGCCAATTCGTCGGCGGCGCCCGTGATCATCGCGGCGACGAGCGACCGAATTATCGAGGGCGTATTCGGCGCCGCCGATGGGGTCTATGTCGAGTACCGCGACGGCATTACATTCAACATCTCTAAGATCGATATCAACGGCGCCATGACTGGGAAGGTAACGCTCCCGTACCAGGGCACGGTCTACGGCATCGACGCGTCGCCGCTCGAGAAGGGTCTGCGCTTCGGAATCGATTCGTGGATTCGTTCGCCCGCGCTATTCGCGTACGACCCGGCGACGGGCGCGGTCGCCGATACAGGAGTCGTCCCGAAAGACCCGCTCGACGTTTCACACCTCCGGGTTCGCGAAGCGATGGTGCCGTCGACCGGCGGCGCGCGAGTTCCAGTATCGATTATCTACCGCGACGATATCGCGCTCGACGGCTCGCATCCGACGCTTTTCGAAGGCTACGGTTCGTATGGCAGTCCGTCGGATCCGTACTTCTCGGCAAGCTCGCTCGAGTGGGTGCTCCGCGGCGGCGTGCTCGCGACCGCGCACGTGCGCGGCGGCGGAGAATACGGCGAGCGCTGGCACCTCGCCGGCCAGAAGGCGACGAAACAACATACGATCGACGACATGATCGCGACGGCGCGATATCTCATCGCAGAGAAATACACGTCGCCCGCGCATCTCGCGGTGCGTGGGACGAGTGCCGGCGGAATCGCCGTCGGCGGTTCGATCGTGCAACATCCCGAGCTGTTCGGCGCCGCAGTCGACAACGTTGGCATGACGAACGTACTGCGCTTCCAGCAGACGCAAGGCGGCGCGGCCAACATTCCGGAATTCGGCGATGTCAATAACGCGGCGGATTTCAAGTACCTGTACAACATGGACGCGTACGTGCACGTTAAGGATGGAACGCGCTATCCGGCAGTGATGGGAGTGACCGGACTCAACGATCCGCGAGTTCCGACGTGGATGGTCGCGAAGATGATCGCGCGCCTACAGGCGGCGACGTCGAGTGGAAAACCGGTTCTGCTGCGGGTGGATTACGACGCCGGCCACGGCATCGGCTCAAGCCGCACGCAACAAATGAACGAGCGCGCGGACGAGTGGACGTTCTTGCTATGGCAGTTAGGCGACCCCGAGTTTCAAGTGAAGTGA
- a CDS encoding AAA family ATPase yields MPTFVLRRRGVACGRREITRQVARTPVFNSPQNPPHCVGRRAELARVQDALHDVALGTGSALIFGGDRGVGKSRLLSECAALKSPVAAFSMRCAGAALGERDLRAQLAGALTITGARATTRSAADVLSGIVTRAKRKPIALLVDDAHAANAGELRLIDGLLALTQRHRLVVVACVFDPSVEGAPFGWGADRWRRAGVEYHSLDPLGDADVELLIRSVGQRCAHPLGNEDLREMMRAAQGNPRLAIEFAGSPPQSRGLPLVAASARAEVASIRHSMSPSEFDTLLACSVLGESFSDAAIAPVAGRSCDAVADALQHACALGVLIEDPGDRGRLCFRHAALRNVLYASLVSLKRRILHERAIQHSIAAGGDAQSLGRHWEVLGDRERAAECFSRAADEQFAVAAFAPAADLYERAAMHLPVGSNEWVRAQRFFVSSCNGLGDWERMLPVLASVLVAIDRAGDPESAIEFLWHLFLAQLNNGDLAAAERASEKLAAINSPAARAHAQNAVLTLAYGLCYRGQLTAAARLADSVDPAELVSDEARIRYAITRAEIGALRIPLERSLERIEEAVTIATALAVRGTVLCYRVGAEIAERFGDLPKAREYVDRATAFVSSRTGTIDDSRLGIAMELMRICLLSGDLPAARDLLQSTNGRRKSGRHNEAFYAGIGVAIGMCVGDLALVDAFFNPDLLFASAAAGDAESCGLLLPGFAEVMRAHGMIKELAAVLERCVDAELIDPHAAVQLHAVRFAGLECAKRAAEQTQRHFRDAVAPAAAAHIALCNATLLRRCRSHTRAAEAARDAAARYGHMGWRLHEAAALELAGDSSGARHAYEQCGAIRDAARLAAGQTRKSRRAPFGAHLTAREADIVRLIVRKRSNPEIARALEISLRTVQHHVEAAFSKLGIRARWQLTAELLEASGIAESRHA; encoded by the coding sequence ATGCCTACCTTTGTTTTGCGCCGGCGCGGGGTGGCGTGCGGCCGGCGAGAAATCACACGACAAGTGGCTCGGACGCCGGTTTTCAATTCGCCGCAGAATCCGCCGCACTGCGTGGGTCGCCGCGCGGAACTCGCGCGCGTGCAAGATGCTCTCCACGACGTGGCGCTCGGCACGGGGTCGGCACTGATCTTCGGCGGCGATCGCGGCGTCGGGAAGTCGCGATTGCTGAGCGAGTGCGCCGCGCTGAAGTCGCCGGTGGCCGCGTTTAGCATGCGCTGCGCGGGCGCCGCGTTGGGCGAACGCGACCTGCGCGCGCAACTCGCCGGTGCCCTTACCATAACCGGAGCGCGCGCAACGACGCGTTCCGCGGCCGACGTGCTGTCCGGCATAGTAACCAGAGCCAAGCGTAAGCCGATCGCGCTGCTGGTCGACGACGCGCACGCGGCGAACGCCGGCGAACTGCGGCTGATCGACGGTCTGCTCGCGCTGACACAGCGGCATCGGCTCGTGGTCGTCGCCTGCGTGTTCGATCCCTCGGTCGAGGGCGCGCCGTTCGGCTGGGGGGCCGATCGCTGGCGGCGTGCGGGCGTGGAGTACCACTCACTCGACCCGCTCGGTGACGCCGATGTTGAACTGCTGATTCGCAGCGTGGGGCAACGGTGCGCGCATCCGCTTGGCAACGAAGATCTCCGCGAGATGATGCGGGCGGCGCAAGGCAATCCGCGTTTGGCGATCGAGTTCGCAGGCAGCCCGCCGCAGTCACGCGGCCTTCCGCTGGTTGCGGCGAGCGCGCGGGCCGAGGTCGCGTCCATTCGTCACAGTATGTCGCCGAGTGAGTTCGATACGCTCTTGGCGTGCAGCGTACTCGGCGAGTCGTTCTCCGACGCTGCCATCGCGCCGGTCGCCGGACGTTCGTGCGACGCAGTCGCCGACGCGCTGCAACACGCATGCGCGCTGGGCGTGCTGATCGAGGATCCGGGCGATCGCGGGCGGCTCTGCTTTCGCCACGCGGCGTTGCGTAACGTGTTGTACGCGTCGCTCGTATCGCTCAAGCGGCGGATTCTGCATGAGCGTGCGATTCAGCACTCGATCGCTGCCGGTGGCGACGCACAATCGCTTGGCCGGCACTGGGAAGTCCTCGGCGATCGCGAACGCGCCGCGGAGTGTTTCAGCCGCGCCGCCGACGAGCAGTTCGCGGTTGCGGCGTTCGCGCCGGCCGCGGATCTCTACGAACGAGCCGCAATGCATTTGCCGGTTGGATCGAATGAGTGGGTGCGGGCGCAACGGTTCTTCGTGAGCAGCTGCAACGGCCTGGGCGACTGGGAACGCATGTTGCCGGTGCTCGCGTCGGTGTTGGTGGCGATCGATCGCGCCGGCGATCCCGAGAGCGCAATCGAGTTCCTCTGGCACCTCTTTCTGGCGCAACTCAACAACGGTGATCTTGCGGCTGCCGAACGCGCCTCCGAAAAGTTGGCGGCGATTAATTCGCCCGCCGCGCGCGCACATGCGCAAAACGCGGTGCTGACGCTGGCCTATGGGCTTTGCTATCGCGGACAGCTCACCGCAGCGGCGCGGCTCGCCGACTCCGTCGATCCCGCCGAACTCGTCAGCGACGAGGCGCGCATTCGGTACGCGATTACGCGCGCCGAGATCGGCGCGCTGCGCATTCCGCTCGAGCGATCCCTCGAACGAATTGAGGAAGCCGTGACGATCGCTACGGCATTGGCCGTGCGCGGCACGGTGCTCTGCTACCGGGTCGGTGCGGAGATCGCCGAGCGATTCGGCGATTTGCCAAAAGCGCGGGAGTACGTCGATCGTGCTACCGCATTCGTTTCGAGCCGTACCGGCACGATCGACGACTCGCGTCTGGGCATCGCCATGGAGTTGATGCGCATCTGCTTACTCTCGGGCGATTTGCCCGCGGCGCGAGACTTGCTGCAGTCGACGAACGGCCGGCGCAAATCGGGCCGGCACAACGAGGCCTTTTACGCCGGAATAGGCGTGGCGATCGGCATGTGCGTCGGCGACCTGGCGTTAGTCGACGCGTTCTTCAACCCCGACTTGCTGTTCGCGTCGGCCGCGGCCGGTGACGCCGAATCGTGCGGTCTGCTGCTGCCGGGTTTTGCCGAGGTGATGCGCGCGCATGGGATGATCAAGGAACTGGCGGCTGTGTTAGAGCGCTGCGTCGACGCCGAACTGATCGACCCGCATGCGGCGGTGCAGCTGCACGCGGTTCGGTTTGCCGGTTTAGAATGCGCCAAACGCGCCGCCGAGCAGACGCAACGGCACTTTCGCGACGCGGTCGCGCCGGCGGCGGCGGCCCACATCGCGCTCTGTAACGCAACCCTGCTGCGGCGCTGCCGCAGCCATACGCGGGCGGCCGAGGCGGCGCGCGACGCCGCGGCGCGCTACGGGCATATGGGGTGGCGCCTGCATGAAGCGGCGGCGCTCGAACTCGCCGGTGATTCGAGCGGCGCCCGCCACGCGTACGAGCAGTGCGGCGCGATCCGAGACGCCGCGCGTTTGGCCGCCGGCCAGACGCGTAAGAGCCGGCGTGCGCCATTCGGTGCGCACCTGACGGCTCGCGAGGCCGACATCGTGCGCCTCATCGTGCGCAAGCGTTCCAATCCCGAGATCGCTCGAGCGCTAGAGATCAGCTTGCGCACCGTGCAGCATCACGTCGAGGCGGCCTTCAGCAAACTCGGCATCCGCGCGCGTTGGCAATTAACTGCGGAGCTGCTCGAAGCGTCCGGCATTGCAGAGTCACGCCACGCCTAA